The following coding sequences are from one Hippopotamus amphibius kiboko isolate mHipAmp2 chromosome 9, mHipAmp2.hap2, whole genome shotgun sequence window:
- the ZBTB44 gene encoding zinc finger and BTB domain-containing protein 44 isoform X5, whose amino-acid sequence MLIHSGIKPFQCDRCGKKFTRAYSLKMHRLKHEGKRCFRCQICSATFTSFGEYKHHMRVSRHIIRKPRIYECKTCGAMFTNSGNLIVHLRSLNHEASELANYFQSSDFLVPDYLNQEQEETLVQYDLGEHSFENNSSVQMPVISQVSSTQNCESTFPLGSLGGLTEKEEEMPEQPKTSACAEATRDDPPKPELSSITIE is encoded by the exons ATGCTCATCCACTCAG gAATTAAACCATTTCAGTGTGACCGCTGTGGGAAAAAGTTCACCAGGGCTTACTCGCTAAAGATGCATCGCCTAAAGCATGAAGGTAAACGCTGTTTCCGGTGCCAGATATGTAGTGCCACTTTCACTTCCTTCGGGGAATATAAACACCACATGAGGGTTTCCCGGCACATTATCCGCAAGCCTCGGATTTACGAGTGCAAAACATGTGGCGCCATGTTCACCAACTCTGGAAATTTAATCGTGCACCTGAGGAGTCTGAACCATGAAGCGTCAGAGCTAGCAAACTACTTCCAGAGCAG TGATTTCCTAGTACCGGACTACTTAAACCAGGAGCAAGAAGAGACCCTTGTTCAATATGATCTTGGAGAACACAGTTTTGAAAACAACTCCTCTGTTCAAATGCCTGTAATTTCACAGGTCTCCTCGACCCAGAATTGTGAAAGCACTTTTCCCTTGGGGTCTCTTGGTGGGctgacagaaaaagaagaagaaatgccaGAGCAGCCAAAGACCAGTGCTTGTGCCGAGGCAACCAGAGATGACCCCCCAAAACCAGAGCTGTCTTCTATAACTATTGAGTAA